A DNA window from Brenneria izadpanahii contains the following coding sequences:
- the panE gene encoding 2-dehydropantoate 2-reductase, whose amino-acid sequence MKITVLGCGAIGQLWLAAFHQHGHDVQGWLRIPQPFCPVNVIQLNGQHCNLNLTANDPEHLAQSELLLVTLKAWQVSDAVIALLPQLNPHCTILLLHNGMGTHEELPPLSQPLIFGVTTHAARRDATTVVHVAAGTTHIGSVNNADTQSHFAEILHQVLPDVAWHNNITATCWLKLAANCVINPLTVVYQCQNGDLRDHPQQLESLCQEIAAVMDREGFHTSTESLLIYINQVIQNTAANISSMRQDIMAQRHTEIDYITGYLLRRARIHGLTLPENSRLFEAIKRKENEYERIGTGVSGSW is encoded by the coding sequence ATGAAAATAACCGTTCTTGGTTGCGGTGCTATCGGGCAGCTATGGCTAGCCGCCTTCCATCAGCATGGGCATGATGTCCAAGGGTGGCTACGTATTCCACAACCTTTCTGCCCGGTTAATGTGATCCAGCTAAACGGGCAGCACTGTAATCTGAATCTGACCGCCAACGATCCCGAGCATCTGGCGCAAAGCGAGCTGTTATTGGTCACGTTAAAGGCCTGGCAGGTTTCTGATGCCGTTATCGCGTTACTGCCGCAACTAAACCCCCATTGCACTATTTTGTTATTACACAATGGAATGGGAACACACGAAGAGCTGCCGCCTCTCAGTCAGCCGCTGATTTTTGGCGTGACGACGCACGCAGCTCGCCGTGATGCCACCACCGTAGTCCATGTCGCGGCGGGCACAACGCACATCGGATCGGTCAACAATGCCGATACGCAAAGTCATTTTGCAGAAATACTGCACCAGGTTTTACCCGATGTCGCCTGGCATAACAATATTACCGCCACCTGCTGGCTAAAACTGGCGGCCAACTGCGTCATCAATCCGTTAACGGTGGTGTACCAATGCCAAAACGGAGACCTGCGGGATCATCCGCAACAGTTGGAATCGCTTTGTCAGGAAATAGCGGCCGTGATGGATCGGGAGGGCTTCCATACCTCAACGGAAAGCCTGCTAATCTACATTAACCAAGTTATTCAGAACACTGCGGCTAATATCTCTTCCATGCGGCAAGACATCATGGCGCAGCGGCATACCGAGATCGACTATATCACCGGTTATCTGCTGCGGCGGGCGCGTATCCACGGTCTGACGCTGCCCGAGAATAGCCGGCTGTTTGAAGCCATCAAGCGTAAGGAGAATGAATATGAGCGCATCGGTACTGGCGTGTCTGGCTCCTGGTAG
- a CDS encoding YajQ family cyclic di-GMP-binding protein, whose translation MPSFDIVSEIDMQEVRNAVDNATRELSTRWDFRNVPASFELNEKSQSIKVASESDFQVQQLVDILREKLMKRGIEGGALEVPEEMDHSGKTYSVEAKLKQGIESALAKKIVKLIKDSKLKVQAQIQGEQVRVTGKSRDDLQSVMALVRGADLGQPFQFTNFRD comes from the coding sequence ATGCCATCTTTCGATATTGTTTCGGAAATTGATATGCAGGAAGTCCGTAATGCGGTGGATAACGCCACGCGTGAGCTGAGCACTCGCTGGGATTTTCGCAATGTGCCGGCCAGCTTTGAACTGAATGAAAAATCACAAAGCATCAAAGTCGCCAGCGAATCGGATTTTCAGGTTCAGCAACTGGTTGATATTCTGCGTGAAAAACTGATGAAGCGGGGTATCGAAGGCGGCGCGCTGGAGGTTCCTGAAGAGATGGATCACAGCGGCAAAACCTACAGCGTTGAGGCCAAGCTGAAGCAGGGTATAGAAAGCGCGCTGGCGAAAAAAATCGTTAAACTGATTAAAGACAGCAAACTGAAGGTGCAGGCCCAGATTCAGGGCGAACAGGTGCGGGTGACCGGAAAATCGCGCGACGATTTGCAAAGCGTGATGGCGTTAGTGCGCGGCGCCGATCTGGGGCAACCGTTCCAGTTCACCAATTTTCGCGATTAA
- the thiI gene encoding tRNA uracil 4-sulfurtransferase ThiI, whose amino-acid sequence MKFIIKLFPEITIKSQSVRLRFIKILTGNIRNVLKNHDETLAVVRHWDHIEVRAKDESQHESIRDALTRIPGIHHILDVEDRAYSDIHDIFEQTLALYREQLEGKTFCVRVKRRGKHEFSSQDVERYVGGGLNQHIETARVNLTSPQVTVHLEIDQDRLLLINGRYEGIGGFPIGTQEDVLSLISGGFDSGVSSYMLMRRGCRVHYCFFNLGGAAHEIGVKQVAHYLWSRFGSSHRVRFIAIDFEPVVGEILEKIDDGQMGVVLKRMMVRAASKMAERYGVQALVTGEALGQVSSQTLTNLRLIDNASDTLILRPLISHDKEHIIKLARQLGTEDFAKTMPEYCGVISKSPTVKAVKAKIEHEESLFDFSILERVVSEARNIDIREIAEQASQEVAEVETVAAFAPTDVLLDIRAPDEQEDKPLEPNGAEIKLLPFYKLSTQFGDLDQSKTYLLYCERGVMSRLQALYLREQGFSNVKVYRP is encoded by the coding sequence ATGAAGTTTATCATTAAATTGTTCCCGGAAATCACCATCAAAAGCCAATCCGTGCGGTTGCGCTTTATCAAGATTCTGACGGGGAACATCCGCAACGTACTCAAAAATCATGATGAAACGCTGGCGGTTGTCCGTCACTGGGATCATATAGAAGTTCGCGCAAAAGACGAAAGCCAGCATGAGAGTATTCGCGATGCGCTGACGCGTATTCCCGGCATTCATCACATTCTGGATGTTGAAGATCGCGCCTATAGCGATATTCATGACATCTTTGAGCAGACGCTGGCGCTGTACCGCGAGCAACTGGAAGGGAAAACGTTTTGCGTGCGCGTGAAACGCCGGGGTAAGCATGAGTTTAGCTCTCAGGACGTGGAGCGCTATGTCGGCGGCGGTTTGAACCAGCATATTGAAACCGCCAGGGTAAACCTTACGTCTCCGCAGGTTACCGTCCATCTGGAAATCGATCAGGATCGGCTGCTGCTGATTAATGGCCGCTACGAAGGGATTGGCGGCTTTCCCATCGGCACGCAGGAAGACGTCTTGTCGCTGATTTCCGGCGGCTTCGATTCCGGCGTATCCAGCTATATGCTGATGCGCCGCGGCTGTCGGGTGCATTACTGCTTCTTTAATCTGGGCGGCGCGGCTCATGAAATCGGCGTTAAGCAGGTCGCGCATTATCTGTGGAGCCGTTTTGGCAGTTCACATCGGGTGCGTTTCATTGCCATTGATTTTGAGCCGGTAGTCGGCGAGATCCTTGAAAAGATCGATGATGGTCAGATGGGCGTGGTGCTCAAGCGCATGATGGTGCGCGCGGCTTCCAAAATGGCTGAACGCTATGGCGTTCAGGCATTGGTGACGGGCGAAGCGCTGGGACAGGTTTCCAGTCAGACGCTGACGAACCTGCGCCTGATCGATAATGCTTCCGATACATTGATTTTGCGCCCGCTGATTTCTCATGACAAAGAGCACATCATCAAGCTGGCTCGTCAACTGGGAACCGAAGACTTCGCCAAAACGATGCCGGAATACTGCGGCGTGATTTCCAAAAGCCCGACGGTGAAAGCGGTTAAAGCTAAAATCGAGCATGAAGAAAGCCTGTTCGATTTCTCGATTCTGGAACGCGTGGTCAGCGAAGCGCGTAACATCGATATCCGCGAAATCGCCGAGCAAGCCAGTCAGGAAGTGGCTGAGGTGGAAACTGTGGCGGCGTTTGCGCCAACGGATGTCTTACTGGATATCCGCGCGCCGGACGAGCAGGAAGATAAACCGTTGGAGCCGAACGGCGCCGAGATTAAATTGCTGCCATTTTACAAATTGAGCACGCAATTCGGCGATCTGGACCAGAGTAAAACCTATCTGCTCTATTGCGAGCGCGGGGTGATGAGCCGTTTACAGGCGCTGTACCTGCGCGAACAAGGGTTCAGCAACGTGAAGGTGTACCGTCCGTAA
- the yajL gene encoding protein deglycase YajL encodes MSASVLACLAPGSEETEAVTTIDLLIRAGIQVTTASVASDGGLEIICSRGVKLLADVPLVAVADRHFDALILPGGLQGAECFRDSPLLVECIRQTHQEGKIIAAMCASPAVVLEHHQLFPIGNMTGYPGLKDKIAPEKWMDKRVVYDPRVKLLTTQGPGTSMDFALKLIDLLLGKEKAAEVAAQLILPPGIYNYRD; translated from the coding sequence ATGAGCGCATCGGTACTGGCGTGTCTGGCTCCTGGTAGCGAAGAAACCGAAGCCGTCACGACAATAGATCTCCTGATCAGAGCGGGCATTCAGGTTACGACCGCCAGCGTCGCCAGCGATGGCGGCCTGGAAATCATCTGTTCCCGCGGCGTAAAACTTTTGGCCGACGTTCCGCTGGTCGCGGTTGCCGATCGGCATTTTGACGCATTGATTTTACCGGGCGGGCTGCAAGGCGCCGAATGTTTTCGCGATAGCCCGCTGCTGGTGGAATGTATTCGTCAGACCCATCAGGAAGGAAAAATCATCGCGGCGATGTGCGCCTCGCCGGCCGTGGTGCTGGAACATCACCAGCTATTCCCCATCGGCAATATGACCGGTTATCCGGGGTTAAAAGATAAAATCGCGCCGGAGAAGTGGATGGATAAGCGGGTGGTTTACGATCCCCGCGTCAAGCTGCTGACCACCCAAGGTCCGGGCACCAGCATGGATTTCGCCCTGAAACTGATCGATCTGCTGCTGGGTAAAGAGAAAGCGGCGGAAGTGGCGGCACAGCTAATCCTGCCGCCCGGTATTTATAACTACCGGGACTGA